One stretch of Desulfatibacillum aliphaticivorans DSM 15576 DNA includes these proteins:
- a CDS encoding FAD-binding oxidoreductase: MTACEYPSWGRLDFGPQQGERIPAEDFSFDALASSPPYLPYGNGRSYGDSCLNARGALLDCRGLNKILAFDEKTGVIKCQAGVLLSQILDHALPKGWILPVTPGTRFVTMGGCIANDVHGKNHHHAGTFGRHVRCFELKRSNGETIQCSPEENPDLFQATIGGLGLTGLISWAEIQLSPCQNPVINQETVKFSGLDGFFDLSKESDANHEFTVAWVDCLARGRSLGRGHFIRGNYSSAKPNKSAGSRTIPMPFDPPFSLVNKLSLKAFNSLYYNRQTAPKKSCIVPCQTFFYPLDAIENWNRLYGKKGFYQYQCVIPPESSREGVREILDRIAAAGIGSFLAVLKRFGNITSPGLLSFPRPGVTLALDFPNQGPKTLALFNILDQVAAQAGGALYPAKDARMSPKMFRLSFPALEKFLPHVDPAFSSCFWRRTNERRQE; encoded by the coding sequence ATGACGGCCTGCGAATATCCGTCATGGGGCCGCCTGGACTTCGGCCCGCAACAGGGGGAACGCATTCCTGCAGAAGACTTTTCCTTTGACGCCCTGGCGTCTTCGCCGCCCTATTTGCCTTACGGAAACGGACGTTCCTACGGAGATTCCTGCCTCAACGCCCGGGGCGCGCTTCTGGACTGCCGGGGCCTGAACAAAATCCTCGCCTTTGACGAAAAAACCGGCGTCATCAAATGCCAGGCCGGCGTGTTGCTCTCCCAAATCCTGGACCACGCCCTGCCCAAAGGGTGGATTTTGCCCGTCACCCCCGGAACCCGGTTCGTCACCATGGGCGGATGCATCGCCAACGACGTGCACGGCAAAAACCACCACCATGCCGGGACATTCGGGCGCCATGTGCGTTGCTTTGAGCTAAAGCGCTCCAACGGCGAAACGATACAATGCTCGCCGGAGGAAAATCCGGACCTATTCCAGGCGACCATAGGCGGCCTGGGCTTGACCGGGCTGATTTCCTGGGCGGAAATCCAGCTTTCCCCCTGCCAAAACCCGGTCATCAATCAGGAAACCGTCAAATTTTCCGGCCTGGACGGTTTTTTCGACCTGTCAAAGGAGTCTGACGCAAACCACGAGTTCACCGTCGCCTGGGTGGATTGCCTGGCCCGGGGCAGATCCCTGGGCAGGGGCCATTTCATCCGGGGCAACTATTCCTCGGCCAAGCCCAACAAAAGCGCTGGATCGCGCACCATCCCTATGCCCTTTGATCCGCCCTTCTCCCTGGTGAACAAGCTCAGCCTCAAGGCCTTCAACAGCCTGTATTACAACAGGCAGACGGCCCCAAAAAAGTCCTGCATTGTCCCATGCCAAACCTTTTTCTATCCCTTGGACGCCATTGAAAACTGGAACCGGTTGTACGGAAAAAAAGGCTTTTACCAATATCAATGCGTGATCCCTCCCGAAAGCAGCCGGGAAGGCGTGCGGGAAATTCTGGACAGGATCGCCGCCGCCGGGATAGGATCTTTCCTGGCGGTTTTAAAGAGATTCGGAAACATTACGTCTCCTGGACTTCTGTCCTTTCCCAGGCCGGGCGTAACTCTGGCATTGGATTTCCCCAACCAGGGGCCTAAAACCCTGGCATTGTTTAATATATTGGATCAGGTCGCCGCGCAGGCGGGCGGAGCCTTGTATCCAGCAAAAGACGCCCGCATGAGCCCGAAGATGTTCCGTTTGTCATTCCCCGCCCTGGAAAAATTCCTCCCCCATGTGGACCCGGCTTTCAGCTCCTGTTTTTGGCGCCGGACCAATGAGAGGCGCCAGGAATAA
- a CDS encoding DUF6210 family protein, with the protein MTKKAQMPTLRLCDIGERIGLIIVWKSGVVYSNQTGGLACFLSKQEGVFVPIGEGLLNQDELLWEHFTGSKWFGACMDGIDEETADYIDEVLEQNIETSCVKVDRSRLGKSHEAWIYVTIADDPNSEERRIIKGFDGSRAILTWDNSELP; encoded by the coding sequence ATGACGAAGAAGGCGCAAATGCCTACGTTGCGGCTTTGTGACATTGGAGAGCGCATCGGATTGATCATTGTTTGGAAATCAGGAGTGGTGTACTCGAATCAGACGGGCGGCCTGGCATGCTTTCTTTCCAAGCAGGAAGGCGTTTTTGTGCCCATCGGAGAAGGCCTGCTTAACCAGGACGAACTCCTTTGGGAGCATTTTACCGGGTCCAAATGGTTCGGCGCCTGCATGGACGGCATAGACGAAGAAACCGCCGACTACATTGACGAAGTGCTGGAGCAAAACATAGAGACATCCTGCGTGAAGGTGGATAGAAGCCGCCTTGGAAAATCCCACGAAGCCTGGATTTACGTTACGATTGCGGACGACCCCAATTCGGAGGAAAGAAGAATCATCAAAGGATTTGACGGCAGCCGGGCGATTTTAACCTGGGATAACAGCGAGCTGCCTTAA
- a CDS encoding PAS domain S-box protein: MSPLSMPIAIAAALTMGSAIFHALVYVRQSARKEYLYFAIVCLLMVLYDIISLNVYNASYPEQATYWLKLRMLVLAPSGLALVWYLHTYTGHPDKRPVYFFTAYFSIAFIIGVFAPGGLFWTEQVPVLQEVHLPWFGPVTFYEFSLSSFGAFRYLIRVLFVAYFCWVTFWYLRHRSLRKGLAMIASFMVFFVGIANDSAVRLGLYDFIYIIEFSFMGVVMFMTWQLGNQVAEALVVRDQLEESERRYRLLAENISDNVWVVDMDMRFVYSSPSVKGLLGFEPAEVIGMSAYKIMTEEAFGQVQQELLGGLEENRLFPDGDVKRNLIIQLIRKDGTPIHTEIKAGFLYDDDRNPVGLVGITRDVEAQIVAEKALRESEEKYRRVYENIQDVYFEADLDGIIREVSPSIRYVTQYTREELIGRNIRSLTINPDERNDRLETIVSQGRINDYEAEFIDKDGSIVRASITAAFLFDEEGRPTGTAGTIRNIEDRKRAEEALQDSEIRFRLLAENSTDVIWTMSLGGAFTYISPSVERMSGFTVEEVMKMTLDQYLTPESWAKVQRSIARELSSDRASNGYPATLELQQYTKSGDVIDVEVTSNWILNEEGQPVGVRGATRDIRARKKAEREKSELEAQLLQARKMEAIGTLAGGIAHDFNNILHPIIGYTQMLMEEHKDRESTTEVLDEINRAAIRAKELVSQILTFGRRSSEAPSLVDLSAVVKESLSLLKGSIPSTIEVKATLPEADGGVFGNSSQLHQMVMNLCTNAYQAMKNMGGVMTIRLQKVSLNGDGGALAPNLPKGYYQKLSVSDTGPGMSKAVTERIFEPYFTTKDVGEGTGMGLAMVHSIVKSHKGEIRVHSKLNRGALFEVYLPAAPGACDEKAKPEVKEAPKGEEERILVVDDEPQTLRMTKRSLEKLGYLVHAEESSLAALDHFSNNPDSFDLILTDMTMPGLTGDVLAQKILAVRPDIPIILCTGCADAGVFQKEAGLEAVKFLQKPVDRQVLAQTIKEALSAGVM, from the coding sequence ATGTCTCCTTTGTCCATGCCCATTGCGATTGCAGCAGCCCTGACCATGGGCTCCGCCATTTTTCACGCCCTGGTGTACGTCAGGCAAAGTGCGCGGAAGGAATACCTGTACTTCGCCATTGTATGCCTCCTGATGGTCCTGTACGACATTATTTCGCTTAACGTATATAATGCGAGCTATCCCGAGCAGGCGACATACTGGCTCAAGCTGCGAATGCTCGTTCTCGCCCCCAGCGGTTTGGCCCTGGTCTGGTATCTTCATACATACACGGGCCACCCGGACAAACGCCCGGTTTATTTTTTTACGGCCTATTTTTCCATTGCCTTTATCATCGGGGTTTTCGCCCCCGGAGGGTTGTTTTGGACGGAGCAGGTCCCCGTCTTGCAGGAAGTTCATCTGCCATGGTTTGGGCCTGTAACATTTTATGAGTTCTCCTTAAGCTCCTTTGGCGCTTTCCGCTATCTGATACGGGTTCTTTTTGTCGCATATTTTTGTTGGGTGACCTTCTGGTATTTGCGGCATCGCAGCCTGCGCAAGGGGCTGGCCATGATCGCTTCGTTCATGGTTTTTTTTGTAGGCATCGCCAACGATTCCGCGGTCCGGCTCGGCCTGTACGATTTCATTTACATCATCGAGTTTTCGTTCATGGGCGTGGTCATGTTCATGACCTGGCAGCTTGGAAATCAGGTTGCGGAAGCCCTCGTGGTTCGGGATCAGTTGGAGGAAAGCGAAAGGCGCTACAGGCTGTTGGCGGAGAACATCTCGGACAATGTCTGGGTGGTGGATATGGATATGCGGTTTGTGTACTCCAGCCCGTCGGTGAAAGGGCTTTTAGGGTTTGAGCCGGCCGAAGTGATAGGGATGTCCGCCTATAAAATCATGACGGAGGAAGCCTTCGGCCAAGTGCAGCAAGAGTTGTTGGGCGGCCTTGAAGAGAACCGGTTGTTCCCGGACGGGGACGTGAAGCGCAATCTCATCATCCAGTTGATTCGCAAGGACGGTACGCCTATTCACACGGAAATCAAGGCGGGTTTCTTGTACGACGACGATAGGAATCCCGTCGGTCTGGTGGGCATTACCAGGGATGTGGAAGCTCAGATTGTTGCGGAAAAGGCCCTGAGGGAGAGCGAGGAAAAATACAGGAGGGTGTATGAAAACATCCAGGACGTGTATTTCGAGGCGGACCTGGATGGAATCATCCGCGAGGTCAGCCCTTCCATCCGCTATGTAACCCAGTACACCCGGGAGGAGTTGATCGGCAGAAACATCCGTTCCCTGACCATCAATCCGGATGAAAGAAACGACCGGCTTGAAACCATAGTCAGTCAGGGAAGGATCAACGATTACGAAGCCGAGTTTATTGACAAGGACGGGTCTATTGTGCGGGCTTCCATTACCGCCGCCTTTTTATTCGACGAAGAGGGGAGGCCCACGGGCACGGCAGGGACGATTCGCAATATTGAAGACAGGAAAAGAGCGGAGGAAGCTCTGCAAGACAGCGAAATCCGATTTCGTCTGCTGGCGGAGAATTCCACGGACGTTATATGGACCATGAGTCTGGGCGGGGCTTTCACCTATATAAGCCCCTCGGTGGAAAGGATGAGCGGATTCACGGTGGAAGAGGTCATGAAAATGACCCTGGACCAATACCTCACCCCGGAATCCTGGGCCAAGGTGCAGCGCTCCATTGCGCGAGAGTTGTCGTCAGACCGGGCTTCCAACGGATACCCGGCGACCCTTGAATTGCAGCAATACACCAAAAGCGGGGACGTTATAGATGTGGAGGTCACCTCCAACTGGATATTGAATGAAGAGGGGCAGCCTGTTGGCGTTCGAGGCGCCACACGGGACATCCGGGCTCGAAAAAAAGCGGAACGGGAAAAAAGCGAACTGGAAGCCCAGTTGCTGCAGGCCAGGAAGATGGAAGCCATCGGCACCCTGGCGGGCGGCATCGCCCACGATTTTAACAATATTTTGCACCCCATCATAGGCTACACCCAGATGCTCATGGAAGAGCATAAAGACCGGGAGTCCACCACGGAGGTTCTGGACGAAATCAATCGAGCGGCCATCAGGGCCAAGGAACTGGTTTCTCAAATCCTCACCTTTGGCAGAAGATCGTCCGAGGCGCCTTCGTTAGTGGATCTGAGCGCCGTGGTAAAGGAGTCGCTCAGCCTGTTAAAAGGCTCCATCCCCTCCACCATTGAGGTTAAAGCAACGCTTCCCGAGGCTGACGGCGGGGTTTTCGGCAATTCCTCCCAGCTTCATCAGATGGTGATGAATCTGTGCACCAACGCCTATCAGGCCATGAAAAATATGGGCGGCGTCATGACCATCCGCCTGCAAAAAGTGAGCTTAAACGGCGACGGCGGCGCTCTCGCACCCAATCTGCCTAAAGGGTATTATCAGAAGTTGTCCGTCTCCGATACCGGGCCGGGGATGTCCAAGGCGGTTACGGAAAGGATTTTCGAGCCTTATTTTACCACAAAGGACGTGGGGGAAGGGACCGGAATGGGGCTGGCCATGGTGCACAGCATTGTGAAAAGCCACAAAGGGGAAATCCGTGTACACAGCAAACTGAACCGGGGCGCCCTGTTTGAGGTTTATCTTCCCGCCGCTCCGGGCGCCTGTGATGAAAAGGCGAAGCCGGAGGTAAAGGAGGCTCCCAAAGGGGAAGAAGAGCGGATTTTAGTTGTGGATGACGAGCCCCAGACTCTTAGGATGACCAAGCGCTCCCTGGAAAAGCTCGGATACCTGGTTCATGCGGAGGAATCCAGCCTGGCCGCGCTGGACCATTTTAGCAACAATCCGGATTCCTTTGATTTGATTTTAACCGACATGACCATGCCCGGCCTCACAGGCGACGTGCTGGCGCAAAAGATCCTGGCCGTTCGGCCTGATATCCCTATTATTTTATGCACCGGATGTGCGGATGCTGGCGTTTTTCAGAAGGAAGCGGGGCTTGAGGCGGTTAAGTTCCTTCAAAAACCCGTGGATCGGCAGGTCCTTGCGCAGACTATTAAAGAGGCGCTTTCGGCAGGAGTGATGTAG
- a CDS encoding response regulator transcription factor: protein MPKTSILIVDDEEDILELLKFNLEREGFKIFCADSGEKALEAVKNFSPDLVLLDLMLPGIDGLEVARVLKSKPNTSTIPIIMLTAKGDESDVVRGLELGADDYVTKPFSPRVIIARVRAVMRRNAAEPDDGIQAREVHGISIHPGRREVAVNGKQIKLTMSEFDILHYLAQRPGWVFTRSQIVSAVRGEGFAVTDRSVDVQIVGLRKKLGASGKVIETVRGVGYRLKE, encoded by the coding sequence ATGCCAAAAACAAGTATACTGATTGTAGACGACGAAGAAGACATTTTGGAACTCCTCAAGTTCAACCTGGAACGGGAAGGTTTCAAAATTTTCTGCGCTGATTCCGGCGAAAAGGCCTTGGAAGCCGTCAAAAACTTTTCCCCGGACCTGGTCCTCCTGGACCTCATGCTGCCGGGAATCGACGGCCTGGAAGTCGCCAGGGTTCTAAAATCCAAACCCAACACATCCACTATCCCTATCATCATGCTCACCGCCAAGGGAGATGAATCCGACGTGGTCAGGGGGTTGGAGCTTGGCGCCGACGACTATGTCACCAAACCTTTTTCCCCCAGAGTCATCATTGCAAGGGTCCGGGCCGTCATGCGCAGAAACGCCGCGGAGCCGGACGACGGGATACAGGCGCGGGAAGTGCATGGAATCAGCATCCATCCCGGACGCAGAGAAGTGGCGGTCAATGGAAAGCAAATCAAGCTGACCATGTCTGAATTCGACATCCTCCATTACCTGGCGCAGAGGCCCGGCTGGGTTTTCACCCGCTCCCAGATCGTTTCCGCCGTTCGCGGCGAAGGCTTCGCCGTCACCGACCGGTCCGTGGACGTGCAGATCGTCGGCTTGCGGAAAAAGCTGGGAGCCTCCGGAAAAGTCATCGAAACCGTGCGCGGTGTAGGCTACCGCCTGAAAGAATAA
- the pnpS gene encoding two-component system histidine kinase PnpS encodes MKKKRRLFLQLFPSYLIVILISIVAVAWYASSAMSKFYLSNMEQDLMARAQFVEPQIVQLLDPPNLAALDNLCKSVGRRTQTRITVILPTGRVVGDSDENPKNMDNHVDRPEVIGASAGKITSSIRFSRTLDEKMMYMAVPTKQERNTIAIIRTAVSVSSLDEAVSDIRGKIAAGGLIIAFFAAIIALLAARRITRPIEQMKKWSESISRGDFNFSPPEAKSEEIESLSKAMNQMAKDLKGRIDFITRQKNQMEAVLASMVEGVVALDTEQRIIGMNQAAGRMLACDPKTAAGKTIQETVRNTDFHDFVLMAFQSESPMEEELVLSGKHERYFKVRGMTLRDAQAQRMGALVVLNDMTQVTKLENMRRDFVANVSHEIKTPITAIKGFVETLLDGALDDKENAKRFLEIISRHTDRLKAIVEDLLELSRIEQAGGRELPLEKASVKEALETAVQVCEARAISENITVEMDCPDDLTAVFDPTMIEQAVVNLLDNAVKFSEEHGVVRVGAKAQGGEVLIWVEDEGPGISEEHLPRLFERFYRVDKARSRNLGGTGLGLAIVKHIMAAHNGHVSVKSEKGQGAAFTLHLNP; translated from the coding sequence ATGAAAAAAAAACGCCGGTTGTTCCTGCAATTATTTCCCTCGTATCTGATTGTCATCCTGATCTCCATTGTAGCCGTGGCCTGGTACGCTTCCAGCGCCATGAGCAAATTCTACCTGAGCAACATGGAGCAGGATTTGATGGCCAGAGCTCAGTTCGTCGAGCCCCAAATAGTCCAACTATTGGACCCGCCGAATCTTGCAGCCCTTGATAACCTGTGCAAAAGCGTGGGCAGGCGCACCCAAACCCGGATCACCGTCATACTGCCCACGGGCCGGGTGGTGGGCGACTCTGACGAAAATCCCAAGAACATGGACAATCATGTGGACCGCCCGGAAGTGATCGGGGCGTCCGCGGGCAAGATCACGTCCTCCATCCGATTCAGCCGCACCCTGGATGAAAAAATGATGTACATGGCCGTCCCCACCAAACAGGAACGCAATACAATCGCAATCATCCGAACGGCCGTCTCGGTCAGTTCCCTGGACGAAGCAGTCTCTGACATCCGGGGAAAAATCGCCGCAGGAGGGCTTATCATCGCATTTTTCGCCGCGATCATCGCCTTGCTCGCCGCCCGGCGCATTACCCGCCCCATCGAACAGATGAAAAAATGGTCCGAATCCATCTCCCGGGGCGATTTCAATTTCAGCCCGCCGGAGGCGAAATCCGAGGAAATCGAATCCCTTTCCAAGGCCATGAACCAAATGGCCAAAGACTTAAAAGGGCGCATTGACTTCATAACCCGGCAAAAAAACCAGATGGAAGCCGTCCTGGCCAGCATGGTGGAAGGGGTGGTCGCCCTGGACACCGAACAGCGCATTATCGGTATGAATCAGGCCGCAGGACGCATGCTTGCCTGCGATCCTAAAACCGCCGCCGGAAAAACCATCCAGGAAACGGTCCGCAACACCGATTTCCATGACTTTGTGCTCATGGCTTTCCAAAGCGAAAGCCCCATGGAAGAAGAGCTGGTGCTTTCCGGAAAGCATGAGCGGTATTTCAAGGTCAGGGGCATGACCCTGAGGGACGCCCAGGCCCAACGCATGGGCGCCCTGGTGGTTCTTAACGACATGACCCAGGTAACCAAGCTGGAAAACATGCGGCGGGATTTTGTGGCTAACGTGTCCCACGAGATCAAAACCCCCATTACGGCCATCAAGGGATTCGTGGAAACCCTCCTGGACGGCGCCCTGGACGACAAGGAAAATGCCAAGCGCTTCCTGGAAATCATTTCGCGCCATACGGACAGGCTTAAAGCCATCGTGGAGGATCTGCTGGAGCTTTCCCGCATAGAACAGGCGGGAGGCCGAGAACTCCCCCTGGAAAAAGCCAGCGTCAAGGAAGCCCTGGAAACCGCCGTGCAAGTCTGCGAGGCCCGGGCGATTTCCGAAAATATCACCGTGGAAATGGACTGCCCCGATGACCTGACCGCCGTCTTCGACCCCACCATGATCGAACAGGCCGTGGTCAACCTCCTGGATAACGCCGTCAAGTTCAGCGAGGAGCACGGCGTGGTCCGGGTGGGCGCCAAAGCCCAAGGAGGCGAAGTCCTTATCTGGGTGGAAGACGAAGGCCCCGGCATTTCGGAAGAACACCTCCCCCGCCTTTTTGAAAGGTTCTACCGGGTGGACAAGGCGCGCAGCCGCAACCTGGGAGGAACCGGCCTGGGCCTGGCCATTGTCAAACACATCATGGCGGCTCACAACGGCCATGTTTCCGTGAAAAGCGAAAAAGGACAAGGCGCCGCCTTTACCCTGCACCTCAACCCCTGA
- a CDS encoding phosphate ABC transporter substrate-binding protein, whose amino-acid sequence MKRFKLVAILVAALLCVAPMSAFAGKLVIKGSTTVLPIAQKVGEAFMKQNPDVELSISGGGSGNGIKAIIDGTTDIADASRFIKDKEVKLAIEKGSYPVPFRVAYDCIIPIVHPSNTVKDLSLDQLKGIYKGDIKNWKEVGGPDLKIVVVSRDTSSGTYEVWEGKVMNKERVAPSALIQASNGAVAQAVAGNKYAIGYIGLGYLNSEVKAVSANGVVGSKETTLNGAFPISRPLFMFTQGWPEGDTVNFLNFVLHPEKGQKLVEEAGYVPLY is encoded by the coding sequence ATGAAAAGGTTTAAGCTGGTCGCAATTCTGGTCGCCGCGCTGCTGTGCGTTGCACCCATGTCTGCTTTCGCAGGCAAACTCGTAATTAAGGGCTCCACCACGGTGCTGCCCATCGCTCAGAAAGTGGGCGAAGCTTTCATGAAACAAAACCCGGATGTTGAGCTGTCCATCTCCGGCGGCGGTTCCGGCAACGGCATCAAGGCCATCATCGACGGCACCACCGACATTGCAGACGCTTCCCGCTTCATCAAGGACAAAGAAGTCAAGCTGGCCATCGAAAAAGGCTCCTACCCCGTGCCTTTCCGCGTAGCCTACGACTGCATCATCCCCATCGTGCATCCCAGCAACACGGTGAAAGATCTCTCCCTGGACCAACTCAAGGGCATCTACAAGGGCGATATCAAGAACTGGAAGGAAGTGGGCGGACCTGACCTGAAAATCGTGGTCGTCTCCCGCGACACCTCCTCCGGCACCTATGAAGTGTGGGAAGGCAAAGTCATGAACAAAGAGCGCGTTGCTCCTTCCGCTCTGATCCAGGCTTCCAACGGCGCTGTGGCCCAGGCCGTGGCCGGCAACAAGTACGCCATCGGCTACATTGGACTCGGCTACCTGAACAGCGAAGTCAAGGCCGTCTCCGCCAACGGCGTTGTGGGCTCCAAGGAAACCACCCTGAACGGCGCCTTCCCCATCAGCCGCCCCCTGTTCATGTTCACCCAGGGTTGGCCTGAAGGCGACACCGTGAACTTCCTGAACTTCGTGCTGCATCCGGAAAAGGGCCAGAAGCTGGTCGAAGAAGCCGGTTACGTGCCCCTGTACTAA
- the pstC gene encoding phosphate ABC transporter permease subunit PstC, whose amino-acid sequence MAFLNSRTREKIIKNIFFGIALACIVTLGLITLFLFMEGVPIFDLVSVKDFVFGMYWYPTSDPPDFGIFPLIVGSILVTILSATISIPLGVMSALYLAEIAKPKMREIVKPIVELIASLPSVVIGFFGMVIVAPFLQHVFDIPTGLNMFNAALMLAFMSIPTICSISEDAIYSVPTALREASLGLGATKLETIIRVILPASISGVSTAVILGMSRAIGETMVVLMVAGGAAALPHSLFDPVRPMPASIAAEMAEAPFRGDHYHALFATGVVLFIFTFFFNIIADMIAHKYKQTGDATL is encoded by the coding sequence ATGGCATTTTTAAACAGCCGCACACGAGAAAAAATAATTAAGAACATATTTTTCGGCATCGCCCTGGCCTGCATTGTCACGCTGGGGCTGATTACGTTGTTCCTGTTCATGGAAGGCGTCCCGATATTTGATCTGGTGTCGGTCAAGGATTTTGTCTTCGGCATGTATTGGTATCCCACGTCCGATCCTCCGGATTTCGGAATTTTCCCCCTTATTGTAGGCTCCATTCTCGTCACCATCCTGTCGGCGACCATCTCCATCCCCCTGGGAGTCATGAGCGCCTTGTATCTTGCAGAAATCGCAAAGCCAAAAATGCGTGAAATAGTAAAACCCATTGTCGAGTTAATCGCCTCCCTGCCGTCGGTCGTCATCGGCTTTTTCGGCATGGTTATCGTGGCGCCTTTTTTACAGCATGTGTTCGACATCCCCACGGGGCTGAACATGTTCAACGCCGCTCTGATGCTGGCTTTTATGTCCATCCCAACCATTTGCAGCATCTCGGAGGACGCCATTTACAGCGTGCCTACCGCCCTGCGCGAGGCCTCCCTGGGTTTGGGCGCCACCAAGCTGGAAACCATTATCCGGGTTATTCTGCCCGCTTCCATTTCCGGCGTCAGCACGGCCGTGATTCTGGGCATGTCCCGCGCCATCGGCGAAACCATGGTGGTCTTGATGGTCGCCGGCGGCGCTGCAGCCTTGCCCCACTCATTATTCGATCCCGTCAGACCCATGCCCGCAAGCATTGCTGCCGAAATGGCCGAAGCTCCCTTTCGCGGAGATCATTACCACGCTCTGTTCGCGACCGGCGTGGTGCTTTTCATCTTTACATTCTTCTTCAACATTATAGCGGACATGATCGCCCACAAGTACAAGCAAACCGGCGACGCCACGTTGTAA
- the pstA gene encoding phosphate ABC transporter permease PstA — protein sequence MMLNLQTESISLKQQDGQFGKNGAPQGTPKSRRRLYQSIVFNLLRAAALVNGAALAIILWFMLARGWRAINWEFLTTAPYDSMTKGGILPCIVGTLCLGLGAMVVAFPIGVASAIYLNEYARPGKILRIIRLGINNLAGVPSVVFGLFGLAFFVIYLEMGVSLLAGALTLAAMSLPVIIGASEEALKSVPDTYREASLGLGATKWQTIYRVVLPAAMPGILTGGILGLSRAAGELAPVMFTAAVYFAPKLPSSPFSEVMTLPYHIYVLATAGTEIEATRPLQYGSALVLIVLVLGMNLAAIIYRARLRNRLS from the coding sequence ATGATGTTGAATCTACAAACAGAATCCATAAGCCTGAAGCAACAGGACGGCCAATTCGGAAAAAATGGCGCGCCTCAGGGAACGCCCAAAAGCCGGCGGCGGTTGTATCAGAGTATTGTCTTTAACCTGTTGAGGGCCGCTGCGCTTGTCAACGGCGCCGCTCTGGCCATCATCCTCTGGTTTATGCTTGCCAGGGGATGGCGCGCCATCAACTGGGAGTTCCTGACCACAGCCCCTTATGACTCCATGACAAAGGGCGGAATCCTGCCTTGCATCGTTGGAACGCTGTGCCTGGGTTTAGGCGCCATGGTTGTGGCGTTTCCCATTGGCGTGGCTTCCGCCATTTACCTGAACGAATACGCCCGCCCGGGCAAGATTCTCAGGATCATCCGTTTAGGCATCAACAACCTGGCCGGCGTGCCTTCCGTGGTCTTCGGACTCTTCGGCCTGGCCTTTTTCGTCATCTACCTGGAGATGGGAGTCAGCCTGCTGGCAGGCGCCCTGACTCTGGCGGCCATGTCCTTGCCGGTCATCATCGGCGCTTCGGAAGAAGCCCTGAAATCCGTGCCCGACACCTACCGGGAAGCCTCCCTGGGCCTGGGCGCCACCAAATGGCAGACCATATACCGGGTGGTGCTGCCCGCCGCCATGCCGGGCATCCTGACAGGAGGCATCCTGGGCCTCAGCCGCGCCGCAGGCGAGCTGGCGCCGGTCATGTTCACGGCCGCTGTGTACTTCGCGCCTAAACTGCCTTCGTCGCCTTTCAGCGAAGTCATGACCCTTCCGTACCACATTTACGTGCTGGCCACGGCGGGAACGGAAATCGAAGCCACCAGGCCCCTGCAATACGGCTCCGCCCTGGTGCTGATCGTGCTTGTTCTTGGAATGAACCTTGCCGCCATCATTTACAGGGCGAGGCTTAGAAATCGTCTTTCGTGA
- the pstB gene encoding phosphate ABC transporter ATP-binding protein PstB: MKVSSKNLDFFYGPSQALYDVNLDFEQNKVTALIGPSGCGKSTFLRCINRMNDLIPIARVQGDLRIDDVDIYSPEVDVVDLRSRVGMVFQKPNPFPKTIFENVAYGLRVKGVRNKAYIASQVEKSLESAALFDEVKDRLHDSALGLSGGQQQRLCIARALAVEPEVLLMDEPASALDPVATQKIEELILQLKTTYTIIIVTHNMQQAARVSDVTAFFFMGKLIEADATETLFTKPRKQQTSDYITGRFG; the protein is encoded by the coding sequence ATGAAAGTTTCATCAAAAAACCTGGACTTCTTTTACGGACCCTCCCAGGCGCTTTACGATGTGAACCTGGACTTTGAGCAAAACAAGGTAACGGCCCTCATCGGACCCTCGGGATGCGGAAAAAGCACCTTTCTGCGCTGCATCAACAGAATGAACGACCTCATCCCCATCGCCCGCGTGCAAGGGGACCTTCGCATCGACGACGTGGACATTTACAGCCCGGAAGTGGACGTGGTGGACTTGAGAAGCCGGGTGGGCATGGTTTTTCAGAAGCCCAACCCCTTCCCCAAGACCATTTTCGAAAACGTGGCTTACGGCCTGCGCGTCAAAGGGGTGAGAAACAAGGCGTACATCGCTTCCCAGGTGGAAAAAAGCCTGGAATCCGCAGCCTTGTTCGACGAGGTCAAGGATAGGCTGCACGACTCCGCCCTGGGACTTTCCGGCGGCCAGCAGCAACGCTTGTGCATCGCACGCGCCCTGGCCGTGGAGCCGGAAGTCCTGCTCATGGACGAGCCCGCTTCCGCCCTGGATCCTGTGGCCACCCAAAAGATCGAAGAACTGATCTTGCAGCTTAAAACCACCTATACTATCATCATCGTAACCCATAACATGCAGCAGGCGGCGCGCGTCTCCGACGTCACGGCCTTTTTCTTCATGGGCAAGCTCATTGAGGCCGACGCGACTGAAACCCTGTTCACCAAGCCCCGCAAGCAGCAGACTTCAGACTACATTACCGGCCGTTTCGGCTGA